A region from the Euzebyales bacterium genome encodes:
- the ilvD gene encoding dihydroxy-acid dehydratase: MESTGTRRSADVSEGPRRAPARAMLRAVGMTEDDFGKFQVGVATSWNEVTPCNLPLRRLAGQAKQGIREAGGFPLEFNTIAISDGIAMGHEGMRASLVSREVIADSVETVMHAERFDGMVTFAGCDKSLPGMVMAAARLDVPSVFLYGGTILLGSYKGRSVDIKDVFEAVGAHAAGSIDDDELHGIESAACPTEGSCAGMYTANTMAAAVEALGMSLPGSASPPAVDARREHLAVRSGRAVMSLLEAGVRPRQIITRESLENAIAVVMAVGGSTNAVLHLLAIAHEARVELGLEDFDRIGRRVPHIVDSRPHGRFAMSEIDRAGGVPAVLRALLDADLLHGDCLTVTGGTLAENLDALADVPAPDGNVIRDLDDPIHADGGLAVLRGSLAPDGAIVKIAGLDDETFTGTARVFDGEQAAMDYVLDGRLESGDVLIVRYEGPKGGPGMREMLAVTAAVKGAGHGNDVALITDGRFSGATHGLCVGHVAPEAVDGGPIALVGHGDRIVLDVPARRLDLEVADDELEQRRRTLTHPEPRYTTGVLAKYARVVSGAEVGAVTG; this comes from the coding sequence ATGGAGTCCACAGGCACGCGCCGGTCGGCCGACGTCAGCGAAGGACCACGACGGGCGCCTGCGCGCGCCATGCTGCGTGCCGTCGGCATGACCGAGGACGACTTCGGCAAGTTCCAGGTCGGCGTCGCGACGTCATGGAACGAGGTCACACCGTGCAACCTGCCGTTGCGCCGGTTGGCGGGGCAGGCCAAGCAGGGCATCCGCGAGGCGGGCGGTTTCCCGCTCGAGTTCAACACGATCGCGATCTCCGACGGCATCGCGATGGGCCACGAGGGCATGCGCGCGTCGCTTGTGTCGCGGGAGGTCATCGCCGACTCGGTCGAGACGGTCATGCACGCCGAGCGCTTCGACGGCATGGTCACCTTCGCCGGCTGCGACAAATCCCTGCCCGGCATGGTGATGGCCGCGGCCAGGCTGGACGTGCCGTCGGTCTTCCTCTACGGCGGCACGATCCTGCTCGGCAGCTACAAGGGCCGCAGCGTCGACATCAAGGACGTGTTCGAGGCGGTGGGGGCGCACGCCGCCGGATCGATCGACGACGACGAGTTGCACGGCATCGAATCCGCTGCATGCCCCACCGAGGGCTCGTGTGCGGGGATGTACACCGCCAACACCATGGCGGCGGCGGTCGAGGCGCTGGGCATGAGCCTGCCGGGATCCGCGTCACCGCCCGCGGTCGACGCCCGCCGTGAGCACCTCGCCGTGCGCTCGGGCCGCGCCGTGATGTCGCTGCTCGAGGCCGGTGTCCGACCGCGGCAGATCATCACACGCGAGTCACTCGAGAACGCGATCGCCGTCGTGATGGCCGTCGGCGGATCGACGAACGCCGTACTGCACCTGCTCGCGATCGCCCACGAGGCGCGGGTCGAGCTCGGGCTCGAGGACTTCGACCGCATCGGTCGGCGCGTGCCGCACATCGTGGACTCGCGCCCGCACGGTCGGTTCGCGATGAGCGAGATCGACCGCGCCGGCGGCGTGCCGGCCGTGCTGCGCGCGCTGCTCGACGCCGATCTGCTGCACGGCGACTGCCTGACCGTCACCGGCGGGACCCTCGCCGAGAACCTCGACGCGCTGGCCGACGTGCCGGCGCCGGACGGCAACGTGATCCGCGACCTGGACGACCCGATCCACGCGGACGGCGGCCTCGCCGTGCTGCGCGGGTCGCTGGCTCCCGACGGCGCCATCGTCAAGATCGCCGGCCTCGACGACGAGACGTTCACCGGTACGGCGCGCGTGTTCGACGGCGAGCAGGCCGCGATGGACTACGTCCTGGACGGCAGGTTGGAGTCCGGCGACGTGCTGATCGTGCGCTACGAGGGCCCCAAGGGCGGGCCCGGGATGCGCGAGATGCTCGCGGTCACGGCTGCGGTCAAGGGCGCGGGCCACGGCAACGACGTCGCTCTGATCACCGACGGACGCTTCTCGGGTGCAACCCACGGGCTGTGCGTGGGACACGTCGCGCCCGAGGCGGTTGACGGTGGGCCCATCGCGTTGGTCGGGCACGGCGACCGGATCGTGCTCGACGTGCCCGCGCGCCGCCTCGACCTCGAGGTCGCCGACGACGAGCTCGAGCAGCGTCGGCGGACGCTCACGCACCCGGAGCCCCGCTACACGACCGGCGTGCTCGCCAAGTACGCGCGGGTGGTGTCCGGCGCCGAGGTCGGCGCGGTCACCGGCTGA